A genomic window from Chelonoidis abingdonii isolate Lonesome George chromosome 26, CheloAbing_2.0, whole genome shotgun sequence includes:
- the NPFF gene encoding pro-FMRFamide-related neuropeptide FF, translating into MEGRLALLLALLSGTVTTGQCLEGGSISKETLANEPNSYLERLSDLLQESEDHALWPLSDTRPPGTLLHSLLYALQRPSRSPSFLFQPQRFGRETQGSWGGEGRLSQRGWDSMASQFWSMAVPQRFGKKK; encoded by the exons ATGGAGGGGcgcctggcactgctgctggccctgctctcgGGCACCGTGACGACGGGCCAGTGCCTGGAAGGAGGGAGCATCTCCAAGGAGACCCTGGCGAACGAGCCCAACAGCTACCTAGAGAGACTCTCCGACTTGCTG CAGGAGAGTGAGGATCACGCCCTTTGGCCCCTCTCCGACACGCGCCCACCGGGCACCCTGCTTCACTCGCTGCTCTACGCCCTGCAGCGACCCAGCCGCAGCCCCTCCTTCCTGTTCCAGCCCCAAAG GTTTGGCCGAGAGACCCAGGGGAGCTGGGGCGGTGAGGGCCGGCTCAGCCAGCGGGGCTGGGACTCCATGGCCTCCCAGTTTTGGAGCATGGCAGTGCCCCAGCGCTTCGGGAAGAAGAAGTGA